TTGTGTAGCCCACGCCCAATCTCTATTTAAATCAAAAAGATAGTGATTTGGTCTTCCTGTAGGCCATGGATCTCTGTGTTCCTTTGCTTCTTGATTAGTGTTGTAAGGTGTACTACTTACTTGATTATACCAATTAACATATCGATCTCTTCCATCTGGATTGATACAAGGATCTATGATTACCAATGTGTTTTCTAGATAAGATTGTTTTTGAGTAACCAATTCATACAAGGTTTGCATTGCTGCTTCTGTACTAGAAGCTTCATTTCCATGAACGTTATAGCTTAACCAAACAATGGCTATATCATTAACTTCTTTAGTATTAGAACTATTGGTTTGTGAGATATTATTGTTTCTAATTTCTTCTAGTTTATCAATGTTTTTTTGTGATGAAACATAGGTTACATATAATGGTCGATGTTCGTTAGTTTCACCATATTTTTCTAAAATAACATTGTTTAAGTTTTTACTCACATAAGTAAAATAGTCTACCACTTTGTGGTGTCTTGTAAATCGTTCTCCCATTTCATAACCTAAAAACTCTTTTGGAGATTGAATTTTTTGTGCAAACAACGTAAGGTTAATTGTAAAAAGGAGTAGTAATAGTTTATACTTCATTATAATTAATTTGATAGCTCTGTAAATGTAAACAATAAAAAGATTCTTTTTTATTCGAAACTAATGATTAAGCTTTTTTTAGCAATTTTTTTTAATAAACTTTGCTCTTATGAAAAAAGCATATTTTAATTGGAGTTCAGGGAAAGATTCTTCTTTAGCATTATACAAGGTTTTACAAGAGCAGGAGTTTCAAATAGACAAGTTGATTACGAATATTAATAAAGACTATCAGCGTGTTTCAATGCATGGATTACATGAAAGTTTATTAGAAGCTCAGGCAGAAAGTATTGGAATTCCACTTGAAAAAATAGAATTCCCTGCAGATGTTACGATGGATTTGTACAATCAGAAGATGAAAGAGAAAACTTCTGAATTAAAAGCTCAGGGATATGAGCATGCTGTTTTCGGAGATATTTTTTTAGAAGATTTACGTACCTATAGAGATTCAAAATTGGAAGAGGTTGGAATTTCAGGAGTATACCCTCTTTGGAAAAAGGATACGAAGACTTTATTGTATGAATTTTTAGAGCTTGGATTTAAAACAATAACAGTATGCACAAATGCGAAATTGTTAGGAGAAGAGTTTGTGGGAAGGATAATAGATGAAGATTTTATTAAGGATTTACCTGATGCTATAGATGTTTGTGGAGAAAATGGAGAATTTCATACTTTTTGTTTTGATGGGCCTATTTTTAAAGAACCTGTACAATTCGAAATAGGAGAAAAAATCAAAAGATCTTACACGTTAAATAAAGATGATTCTCAGAATTGTCATTCGTCAACAAAAGAAAAAGTAAAGAGTTATGATACGAGTTTTTGGTATTGTGACTTGAAAAAAATCTAAGAGATTAATTCTCTAGTGTGAAGAAGAAGGTGGTTCCCTTGTCAATTTCAGAGGTTAGCCAAATTTTCCCACCATAACTACTCACTATTTTTTCAACAATAGAGAGTCCAATTCCAATAGAGTCTTTAGTGTTTTCAAGTTTTTGAAAAGCATCAAAAATTTTAGAATGGTATTTTGGGTCAATTCCTTTACCATTATCTTTTACATAGTAAATAGTTTTTTCATCTTCTTTGTGGAAACCAATTTCAACAATTCCTTGTTCCTTATTGTTGTATTTGATGGCATTATCTAAAAGATTTTGAAACAACTGTTGCAATCTATGTTTGTTAGCAAGTATTGGAGGAATATTAGGAGTTGTTTTTATTTTAATATTTTCAGGAACATTAATGTACTGAATAAGATCCTTGATGAGTATATTTAGGTCTATTTCAGAAAGATTAAAATCATTTCGCTCAATAGTAGCATATTCTAAGATACCCTTTACAAGTGATTCCATTTTGTAAATGTTTTCACTTATAGAATCTAGATATTGAAATGCTTCTTTATTTAAACTTTCTCCATGATCTTCCTTTAACCACGTAAGTAATGTTTCAATATTTCTTAAAGGAGATCTTAAATCATGAGAAACGATATGAGCATAATTACTAAGGTCTTGGTTTTTCTCTTCTAATTGTTTTAACAATCTTTTTTTGTTTTCAAAAACAGTACAAGCTTCAAGGGTATTTGCTAATTTGTTTATGACGGGTAGTAATTGCTCAGAGTTCTTTTTAGAAATATTAGAAGTGTTGGAATACAAAAATAGATAACTGTTTTGATGCAGTTTGTAAATGACAATAGTTCCTTTCAATACTTTTATAGGAACTAATATTTTATACTTTGTATTGTATTCAATAATGGTATAACCGTTTATTGAAGTTAAGAATGTTTTTAAATGAGGATCTAATTTGGAGTTAATGGCATGACCATGCGGAACAGAATATTTTTTACTGAGCTGATTTTTTTCATCTAAATTAAGAATCCAGCATGCATTTAAATTTCTTCTATGTAAGAGAAGTTTCAAGAAGGAGTCGCAGTTTTCATAATAATCAAGAGATTTACCTATGCTCATTGAATATTCATAAAGACGTAGAATATCTAATATTTTGTTGTCCCTTTCCATTTATTCAAACAAACCAACTACGATAGTTTTATTATAAAATTCGATATACCCATTTCCATACGAAGAAATTTCGCCTAATGTTAATGCACCACTTGTAGGAATTGTAGGATGTTTGCTATGAATGGCTTTTGAAACATTTTCTAATTCATGTTTAAAATCATCTTTTAAATAAAGAATTCTTGAAATACAATCTATAACCATAGCAAATTTTGGGAACTCTGCTTGATTGGCTACAGTTTCACCTGCAGTTTTAGCAGCATGGATTAGTTGATTTTTATTACCTTTCATAATGTTAATCATGGTGTTTTCTTCAACTTCGCCAATACATACCAACGAGTTATCATCATCTATGGTTAAAGGGTCTCTAATAATATAATCTGTTCCTTGTTTTATAACACCAATAGGATAGCCCATAGCTAGTTCGAAAAAAGCGGTATCACTAAATTGTTTTCCAGAATCTTCTTCGACTACTTGCTTGTAAATGTCAAAAGGAGTTTCCCAATTAATACCTTTAATAGTGTTGTTGTTAGCCTTTGTTACAATAAAAGGACCATCTAATTTTTCCCATCCATGTTCTACACCAATAGAAGATTTCATTTCCATTAAACAAACAACAGCAGCGTCCTCTAAGAATCCTTCTTCTGAAAATATACAAGGTTTTTGTTCTAAACTTAAACTTCCAGTGCCCCCACCAAAATAATTCGTTCTCATACCATATTCTTGATAGAGTTTACTCAAAAAGTTTGAGATGTTTGAGGTAAGTCCGTCAACAAAAGTTATTAAACTATAATGTCCATCATCTTTAAAATTAGTCGGTTTAATTTTAAACTGTTTTTCTCGAATGTTTTTTACGGTATATGTCTCAATCACGTTAGACAATTCGTGAACAATAATACCTTCATTTTGAACATTATTTTTCCAAATAATCATTGGAAAAATTCCTCCTATAAACTTGATGTTGGCTTCAATTAAAGAATCAATAAGCTTATTAATATCAATATTAGTGTGTTCACCAATAGAAATTAAGGCAGTATTATTATTTACAAAGCTTTTAATATTTGAAGCTATTTCATGTACATCTGTTGTAGTTAAATGGAGCATATTTTTAAAAGTTAAGCAATAACCGAATATACTCAGAAGTTAAAAAAGAGTAATTGAAATTAGATGAAAGGTAGCTTTCTATAGATGAATGGAAAGATTGTAGGGTTAATTGTTGATTAACTTTCGTTAAAATGATTTAGAGAGTTACATAAAGGAACAATCTATATAATCTGTAATCATGTGTAGTAGAAGCCCTATACCAATAATATTAAAAGGTCTCTTTAGAAAGAGTAATATCACATATAGAATAATTGCATAATAAGTATGAAGAGGGTGGAAATTAATGCTACATCTGTTTGGAGCAAAAATAGGATTTGCTAATAAGTGGTCTAAATCGACAAGCATAGTAGCTAACAAGATAAGACTTACTTTTTTCCATTCATTTCGAAAAAAAGTATAGGCTATAATTATTGGAAATCCAAAGTGTAAAAAATAATGAATAAACGTTTGCATTTACAACAACTTTAACTAACCGCTTTTTCTAGCGCTAAAAAATGAGTTGTATTATTATTTGCTTTTAATGGGAAAATTTTTAATTCACATGTATAGCTTGATTGATCTTTTTTATAATTTAGAATGATTTCTGTGAAGGGTTTATTTTTTAAAAGTTTTTTACGAATACGTTCTCTAGAAGCATTAGATGTTTTTTTTCCTTGTAAAAATGAAGGAGATTTCCCAATGGCAAATGCTGTCTCATACCCAGTCATTTTTTCAAAACCATTATTCACCCAAATTATTTTTTTATCACTGTTGGTAATAACTAAAGATTCGTAGATATTACTTTTTAAAATTTGGTTAATACTATTTTTCCATTCAAATTTATCAGCTAGATTTTGGACTTCTTTGAGGTCCGATCTAAGTGTAGCATTATTAAATAAATCTTGAATTCCCCAACTTAATAAGTTTATGTTTTGTTTCGTTGAAGTAGGTATTAAAGAAGAAAGTCTATTGTACTCGTCTTTATGCAAAGAAGATAAGTACAAATCTAAACTCATCATATTATTAAAATCGTTTTTCATAGAAGTGAGGTGTTTTTTGTTATTAGAAAGATAGCTTTAATATTTAGCAGGGCCAATATTTTTAGAACTACTTTTTATAAACTCACGAAGATCATCATTTGCTTTTTCTAAATCTTCCTTTCTAAGATACATCATATGTCCACTTCTATATCCTTTAAAGGAAAGACGATTTTTAAGTTTTCCGCTAGGGTCAATTTTACCCATAGTATATTTAGCAGCGGAATATGTTGTGGCACCATCGTAATAACCAGACTGAACTAAAACGTTTAAATAAGGGTTTTGTGCCATGACTTTACGTAAGTTTTCTCTAGCATTATTATTACTAAAATCCCAAGGGCGAACCGAACCGAACATATTGTATTTTACATCAGTTTTGAAGTTTAGAACATTTTGAATATAATAATTAATGGCAGGAGTAAATGAATGAAGCCAAGAAACTAATTCTGGACTATAATCAGGGGAAGTTCCTGTTTCACGTCTATCAATTCCCAGGTATCTACTATCTAATCTTCCTATAGTTTTACCAGAGGTTTCTCTTAATAACTCTTTCCAAAAATAACGGTTAGGTACTTCTAAATTATGTTTTAAAATGACTTCTTTTTTTATACCTGAATAATACGCCATTTTCTCAGCAACGGTGTTTTTTTCGGTTTCACCAATGTATCCTCCTTTTGCTAAAGCAGGGAGTAATTGGTTAATTGAAAATTGTTCAGCTTCAGGTAAAATTTCTAACAAGTCTTTTTGTTGTAAAGCAGGTGGCAACATTTTATGATACCAAGCTGCAGCTGTAAAGTAAGGGAAATTTATGGCGTAATCTTCAGAACTTTGAGTTCTTAATAATTGATAGTCGGCTGGGGAAACCATAATAACACCATTAAGATACATCCATTGATTGCTTTGTAATTCATGAGCTAACTGCATTACTCTTGTTCCTCCATAACTTTCACCAATAATGTATTTAGGAGAGTTCCAACGATTATTACGAGTTACAAATACATTTAACCAATCAGCCAAATATTTCGCATCAGCATTAATTCCAAAAAAATACTTTTTATCTACTTTTTCTTTAGGAGCAACTATAGGTCTTGAATAAGCTGTGTTAACAGGATTTACAAAAACAATATCCGCTTCGTCTAAAATAGAATATGGATTGTCTTTGATTCCATATGGTTGAATTGGGTTTCCTTCATCATCAATTTTTAAAATTTTAGGACCTGTATAGGCAATATGCATCCAAACGGAAGCAGAACCTGGACCTCCGTTAAAAGACATGATTAAGGGTCTTTTTTCTCTGTTGGTTACATCGGTTCTGTAATAATAGGTATAAAACAATGTTGCTTTTGCAATTCCATTAGCGTCGTATACAGGTTGTGTTCCTGTTTGTGCATTATAAGGAATTCTTTTTCCTTTTATCAAAACAGAATTAGAAGTAGTAACTGTAGTGTCTAAAGGAACTCTTTTATCCTGTCCAATGGTTAGTGTTGCACATAATAAAGCAATTAAAAAAAAAGTATTTTTCATTATAGTTGTTTGATTGGAAGCCTAAAAGTATCAAAACTTCTCAAAAACACCTAATCCGAATAAAGCAAAATCATATTTAACAGGATCTTTAGGATCAAATTCTCTTAAAGTGAGGTCTAATTCTTGAATGGCTTTCCAATCGTTTTGTTTTCGTTTGAGAATTTGAAGTTTTCTTGCAATGTTTCCTGTATGTACATCTAGTGGGCAATGCAAATGAGCAGGAGAGTGGCTATCCCATATTCCAAAATCAACACCGCTCGAATT
The sequence above is a segment of the Tenacibaculum sp. 190130A14a genome. Coding sequences within it:
- a CDS encoding diphthine--ammonia ligase, which translates into the protein MKKAYFNWSSGKDSSLALYKVLQEQEFQIDKLITNINKDYQRVSMHGLHESLLEAQAESIGIPLEKIEFPADVTMDLYNQKMKEKTSELKAQGYEHAVFGDIFLEDLRTYRDSKLEEVGISGVYPLWKKDTKTLLYEFLELGFKTITVCTNAKLLGEEFVGRIIDEDFIKDLPDAIDVCGENGEFHTFCFDGPIFKEPVQFEIGEKIKRSYTLNKDDSQNCHSSTKEKVKSYDTSFWYCDLKKI
- a CDS encoding sensor histidine kinase, with translation MERDNKILDILRLYEYSMSIGKSLDYYENCDSFLKLLLHRRNLNACWILNLDEKNQLSKKYSVPHGHAINSKLDPHLKTFLTSINGYTIIEYNTKYKILVPIKVLKGTIVIYKLHQNSYLFLYSNTSNISKKNSEQLLPVINKLANTLEACTVFENKKRLLKQLEEKNQDLSNYAHIVSHDLRSPLRNIETLLTWLKEDHGESLNKEAFQYLDSISENIYKMESLVKGILEYATIERNDFNLSEIDLNILIKDLIQYINVPENIKIKTTPNIPPILANKHRLQQLFQNLLDNAIKYNNKEQGIVEIGFHKEDEKTIYYVKDNGKGIDPKYHSKIFDAFQKLENTKDSIGIGLSIVEKIVSSYGGKIWLTSEIDKGTTFFFTLEN
- a CDS encoding PAS domain-containing protein, which translates into the protein MKNDFNNMMSLDLYLSSLHKDEYNRLSSLIPTSTKQNINLLSWGIQDLFNNATLRSDLKEVQNLADKFEWKNSINQILKSNIYESLVITNSDKKIIWVNNGFEKMTGYETAFAIGKSPSFLQGKKTSNASRERIRKKLLKNKPFTEIILNYKKDQSSYTCELKIFPLKANNNTTHFLALEKAVS
- a CDS encoding S10 family serine carboxypeptidase-like protein, coding for MKNTFFLIALLCATLTIGQDKRVPLDTTVTTSNSVLIKGKRIPYNAQTGTQPVYDANGIAKATLFYTYYYRTDVTNREKRPLIMSFNGGPGSASVWMHIAYTGPKILKIDDEGNPIQPYGIKDNPYSILDEADIVFVNPVNTAYSRPIVAPKEKVDKKYFFGINADAKYLADWLNVFVTRNNRWNSPKYIIGESYGGTRVMQLAHELQSNQWMYLNGVIMVSPADYQLLRTQSSEDYAINFPYFTAAAWYHKMLPPALQQKDLLEILPEAEQFSINQLLPALAKGGYIGETEKNTVAEKMAYYSGIKKEVILKHNLEVPNRYFWKELLRETSGKTIGRLDSRYLGIDRRETGTSPDYSPELVSWLHSFTPAINYYIQNVLNFKTDVKYNMFGSVRPWDFSNNNARENLRKVMAQNPYLNVLVQSGYYDGATTYSAAKYTMGKIDPSGKLKNRLSFKGYRSGHMMYLRKEDLEKANDDLREFIKSSSKNIGPAKY
- a CDS encoding FIST signal transduction protein, which produces MLHLTTTDVHEIASNIKSFVNNNTALISIGEHTNIDINKLIDSLIEANIKFIGGIFPMIIWKNNVQNEGIIVHELSNVIETYTVKNIREKQFKIKPTNFKDDGHYSLITFVDGLTSNISNFLSKLYQEYGMRTNYFGGGTGSLSLEQKPCIFSEEGFLEDAAVVCLMEMKSSIGVEHGWEKLDGPFIVTKANNNTIKGINWETPFDIYKQVVEEDSGKQFSDTAFFELAMGYPIGVIKQGTDYIIRDPLTIDDDNSLVCIGEVEENTMINIMKGNKNQLIHAAKTAGETVANQAEFPKFAMVIDCISRILYLKDDFKHELENVSKAIHSKHPTIPTSGALTLGEISSYGNGYIEFYNKTIVVGLFE
- a CDS encoding DUF6122 family protein codes for the protein MQTFIHYFLHFGFPIIIAYTFFRNEWKKVSLILLATMLVDLDHLLANPIFAPNRCSINFHPLHTYYAIILYVILLFLKRPFNIIGIGLLLHMITDYIDCSFM